Proteins from a single region of Streptomyces sp. Tu 3180:
- a CDS encoding RecQ family ATP-dependent DNA helicase encodes MDDLELRTEADAILAELVGAPQGSARLREDQWQAVAALVKERRRALVVQRTGWGKSAVYFVATALLRRRGSGPTVIVSPLLALMRNQVESAARAGIRARTINSANPEEWDTIQEEVERGETDVLLISPERLNSVDFREQMLPKLAATTGLLVVDEAHCISDWGHDFRPDYRRLRAMLAELAPGVPVLATTATANARVTADVAEQLGTGAGEALVLRGPLERESLRLGVVRLPDAAHRLAWLAEHLDELPGSGIVYALTVAAAEEATAFLRQRGFQVASYTGRTENADRLQAEADLLGNRVKALVATSALGMGFDKPDLGFVVHLGSPSSPIAYYQQVGRAGRGVAHADVLLLPGKEDEAIWRYFADTAFPPEAQVRQTLSALAGAGRPLSVPALEAAVDLRRTRLETMLKVLDVDGAVKRVKGGWTATGADWVYDTERYAWVARQRAAEQQAMRDYVSTDRCRMEFLRRQLDDEGAAPCGRCDNCAGAWADPSVSAEALTGAAKELDRPGVAVEPRRMWPTGMPALGIDLKGRIPAEEQCSTGRALGRLSDIGWGNRLRPLLAEDAPDGPVPDDVLRAAVTVLADWARSAGGWASDGPDALARPVGVVAVPSLTRPLLVASLARGVADIGRLPFLGALAYTGPDGAHAARRSNSAQRLRALSGAFTVPGELADALAGVSGPVLLVDDRTDSGWTLAVAARLLRRAGAAQVLPLVLATAG; translated from the coding sequence ATGGACGACCTGGAGCTCCGCACCGAAGCAGACGCCATCCTCGCCGAGCTCGTCGGCGCCCCGCAGGGCTCGGCGCGGTTGCGGGAGGACCAGTGGCAGGCGGTGGCGGCCCTGGTGAAGGAGCGCCGACGGGCCCTGGTGGTGCAGCGCACCGGCTGGGGCAAGTCGGCGGTGTACTTCGTGGCCACCGCTCTGCTGCGCCGGCGTGGCTCCGGCCCGACGGTGATCGTCTCGCCGCTGCTGGCGTTGATGCGCAACCAGGTCGAGTCGGCGGCGCGGGCCGGTATCCGGGCGCGCACCATCAACTCGGCCAACCCGGAGGAGTGGGACACCATCCAGGAGGAGGTCGAGCGCGGCGAGACCGACGTTCTCCTCATCAGCCCGGAACGCCTCAACTCCGTGGACTTCCGCGAACAGATGCTGCCCAAGCTCGCGGCCACGACCGGCCTGCTGGTGGTCGACGAGGCGCACTGCATCTCCGACTGGGGGCACGACTTCCGGCCCGACTACCGCCGGCTGCGGGCGATGCTCGCCGAACTCGCTCCCGGCGTTCCGGTGCTCGCGACGACGGCGACCGCCAACGCGCGGGTCACCGCGGACGTGGCCGAGCAGTTGGGCACCGGCGCGGGCGAGGCCCTGGTGCTGCGGGGCCCGCTCGAGCGGGAGAGCCTCCGGCTCGGAGTCGTCCGGCTGCCGGACGCCGCGCACCGCCTGGCCTGGCTCGCCGAGCACCTGGACGAGCTGCCGGGATCCGGGATCGTCTACGCGCTGACGGTGGCCGCGGCCGAGGAGGCCACCGCCTTCCTGCGCCAGCGCGGCTTTCAGGTGGCCTCCTACACGGGGCGCACGGAGAACGCCGACCGGCTGCAGGCCGAGGCCGACCTGCTGGGGAACCGGGTCAAGGCGCTGGTGGCGACGTCGGCGCTGGGCATGGGATTCGACAAGCCGGACCTGGGCTTCGTGGTCCACCTCGGCTCGCCGTCCTCGCCGATCGCCTACTACCAGCAGGTGGGGCGCGCGGGCCGCGGTGTGGCCCACGCCGACGTACTGCTGCTGCCGGGCAAGGAGGACGAGGCCATCTGGCGCTACTTCGCCGACACCGCCTTCCCGCCCGAGGCGCAGGTCCGCCAGACCCTCTCGGCCCTCGCCGGTGCGGGGCGGCCCCTGTCCGTACCGGCACTGGAGGCGGCGGTGGACCTTCGGCGCACCCGCCTGGAGACGATGCTGAAGGTGCTCGACGTCGACGGCGCGGTCAAGCGGGTGAAGGGCGGCTGGACGGCCACGGGAGCCGACTGGGTGTACGACACCGAGCGCTACGCCTGGGTGGCGCGGCAGCGCGCCGCCGAGCAGCAGGCCATGCGTGATTACGTGAGCACGGACCGGTGCCGGATGGAGTTCCTGCGCCGGCAGCTGGACGACGAGGGGGCGGCTCCGTGCGGCCGTTGCGACAACTGCGCGGGCGCCTGGGCCGATCCCTCGGTTTCGGCGGAGGCGTTGACGGGGGCGGCGAAGGAGCTGGACCGCCCGGGGGTGGCGGTCGAGCCGCGCCGGATGTGGCCGACGGGGATGCCCGCCCTGGGCATCGACCTCAAGGGCCGCATCCCGGCCGAGGAGCAGTGCTCCACCGGGCGCGCCCTGGGCCGGCTCTCGGACATCGGCTGGGGCAACCGGCTGCGCCCGCTGCTGGCCGAGGACGCACCCGACGGGCCGGTCCCCGACGACGTCCTGCGGGCCGCGGTGACGGTCCTCGCCGACTGGGCGCGCTCCGCGGGGGGCTGGGCGTCGGACGGCCCGGACGCCCTCGCCCGTCCGGTGGGCGTCGTCGCCGTGCCGTCCCTGACCCGACCCCTGCTGGTCGCGTCCCTGGCCCGGGGAGTGGCGGACATCGGGCGACTGCCCTTCCTGGGCGCCCTGGCGTACACGGGGCCGGACGGCGCGCACGCGGCCCGGCGGAGCAACTCCGCCCAGCGCCTCAGGGCGCTGTCCGGGGCCTTCACCGTCCCCGGGGAGCTGGCCGACGCCCTGGCCGGTGTCTCAGGGCCCGTCCTGCTCGTGGACGACCGCACGGACTCCGGCTGGACCCTCGCGGTCGCCGCTCGCCTGCTGAGGCGGGCGGGGGCGGCCCAGGTCCTGCCGCTGGTGCTCGCCACGGCGGGCTGA
- a CDS encoding TetR/AcrR family transcriptional regulator, translating into MVTSSWAAAHAQTVASRRRGAVLERAILDAALEQLSTVGWSGLTMEGVAAGAQTGKAAVYRRWPSKEDLVADALKSELPRFGEAPDLGSVREDLLALCRRARDAMFSRPGAALRSVIHECDTVQAEPFHAVIVEGVVEPTIQMLREVIERGIERGEVRPEAANGYVFDAIPAMMMYRSKMCASEWADADLEEMIDRLMVPLLRPDGS; encoded by the coding sequence ATGGTTACTTCGAGCTGGGCGGCTGCCCACGCTCAGACGGTCGCCTCCCGCCGGCGCGGCGCCGTACTGGAACGCGCGATCCTCGATGCCGCGCTGGAGCAGCTCAGCACGGTCGGCTGGAGCGGTCTGACGATGGAGGGCGTCGCCGCGGGCGCCCAGACCGGGAAGGCCGCCGTCTACCGCCGCTGGCCGTCCAAGGAGGACCTGGTCGCGGACGCCCTGAAGTCCGAGCTGCCGCGTTTCGGTGAGGCGCCCGACCTGGGGAGCGTGCGCGAGGACCTCCTGGCGCTGTGCCGGCGGGCGCGCGACGCGATGTTCTCCCGGCCGGGAGCCGCCCTGCGTTCGGTGATTCACGAGTGCGACACCGTGCAGGCCGAACCCTTCCACGCCGTGATCGTCGAGGGGGTCGTGGAACCGACCATCCAGATGCTGCGCGAGGTGATCGAGCGCGGAATCGAGCGGGGAGAGGTGCGTCCCGAGGCCGCGAACGGATATGTCTTCGACGCCATCCCCGCGATGATGATGTACCGGTCCAAGATGTGCGCAAGCGAATGGGCGGATGCCGACCTGGAGGAGATGATCGACCGGTTGATGGTTCCGCTGCTGCGGCCGGACGGCTCCTGA
- a CDS encoding ADP-ribosylglycohydrolase family protein, with translation MTADSSSAGRLDRALASLRGLSVGDALGSQFFVPVNYPLLKRRELPHGPWQWTDDTETACSVVAVLAAHHRIDQDALARSLAEHQDFDRGYGPAVGRLLRLVREGGDWRELAAALFNGQGSWGNGAAMRIAPLGAWYADDPEQATHQAEISAYPTHQHREAVVGAMAVAAAAALAAAPGGPPGAEALLDGVIALVPMRSAVGAGLRRARDMLDYGDAATVAAVLGCGRRTTAHDTVPFALWSAARALGDYERAFWTTAQVGGDVDTTCAIVGGVVAAGKAGAPPAEWADRVEPLPDWTPTSV, from the coding sequence ATGACCGCTGATTCCTCTTCCGCCGGGCGCCTGGACCGCGCCCTGGCCAGCCTGCGCGGACTGTCGGTGGGGGACGCGCTCGGCTCGCAGTTCTTCGTTCCGGTGAACTATCCGCTGCTCAAGCGCCGCGAGCTGCCCCACGGGCCCTGGCAGTGGACCGACGACACCGAGACGGCCTGTTCCGTCGTGGCCGTCCTGGCCGCGCACCACCGGATCGACCAGGACGCCCTCGCGCGGTCCCTCGCCGAGCACCAGGACTTCGACCGGGGCTACGGCCCCGCGGTCGGCCGGCTGCTGCGGCTGGTCCGTGAGGGGGGCGACTGGCGTGAGCTCGCCGCCGCGCTCTTCAACGGACAGGGTTCCTGGGGCAACGGCGCCGCGATGCGGATCGCGCCGTTGGGCGCCTGGTACGCGGACGACCCGGAGCAGGCCACTCACCAGGCGGAGATCTCTGCCTACCCCACCCACCAGCACCGCGAGGCCGTGGTCGGTGCCATGGCCGTCGCCGCGGCAGCCGCGCTGGCCGCGGCCCCCGGCGGGCCACCCGGAGCGGAAGCCCTCCTCGACGGGGTCATCGCGCTGGTGCCCATGAGGAGCGCGGTCGGCGCCGGGCTGCGCCGGGCCCGCGACATGCTCGACTACGGCGACGCGGCCACCGTCGCCGCCGTGCTGGGCTGCGGACGGCGCACGACGGCCCATGACACCGTGCCGTTCGCCCTCTGGTCGGCCGCCCGGGCACTGGGCGACTACGAGCGGGCCTTCTGGACGACCGCGCAGGTGGGCGGGGACGTCGACACGACCTGCGCCATCGTGGGCGGGGTGGTCGCCGCCGGGAAGGCGGGGGCACCGCCCGCCGAGTGGGCCGACCGGGTCGAGCCGCTGCCGGACTGGACGCCGACCTCGGTCTGA
- a CDS encoding ribonuclease HII: MPYEPPTHTVERSLRATTGAKIVAGVDEVGRGAWAGPVTVCAAVTGLRRPPEGLTDSKLLTVKRRAELAGTLRSWVTSYALGHASPEEIDDLGMTAALRLAAVRALEALPVRPDAVILDGKHDYLGAPWKVRTVIKGDRSCVAVAAASVIAKVQRDKMMAELGVDHADFGFADNAGYPSPVHKAALEVRGPTPHHRLSWAYLDALPQWRHLKKVRSWADGSVPGIEGQLGFDF; the protein is encoded by the coding sequence ATGCCGTACGAACCACCCACTCACACCGTCGAGCGCTCCCTCCGCGCCACGACCGGGGCGAAGATCGTTGCAGGTGTCGACGAGGTGGGGCGCGGCGCGTGGGCCGGCCCCGTCACCGTCTGCGCGGCGGTCACCGGACTGCGCCGGCCCCCCGAAGGGCTCACCGACTCCAAGCTCCTCACCGTCAAGCGGCGCGCCGAGCTCGCCGGGACGCTGCGGAGTTGGGTGACGTCGTACGCGCTCGGGCACGCGTCTCCGGAGGAGATCGACGACCTGGGGATGACGGCCGCGCTGCGGTTGGCGGCGGTGCGGGCGCTGGAAGCGCTGCCGGTCCGGCCCGACGCGGTGATACTCGACGGCAAGCACGACTACCTCGGCGCGCCCTGGAAGGTCCGTACGGTGATCAAGGGCGACCGGTCGTGCGTGGCGGTCGCGGCGGCCTCGGTGATCGCCAAGGTCCAGCGCGACAAAATGATGGCCGAACTGGGCGTCGACCATGCAGACTTCGGTTTCGCGGACAACGCCGGGTATCCGTCGCCCGTGCACAAGGCCGCACTGGAGGTCCGGGGACCCACCCCGCACCACCGGTTGTCGTGGGCGTATCTTGATGCGCTGCCCCAGTGGCGGCACCTCAAGAAGGTCCGCAGCTGGGCGGACGGAAGTGTTCCGGGGATCGAGGGTCAGCTCGGCTTCGATTTCTGA
- a CDS encoding histidine phosphatase family protein — protein MARPRRIVLVRHGESTGNVDDSVYEREPDHALALTERGRRQAEETGRRLRELFGRERVSVYVSPYRRTHQTLSAFGLDPDLIRVREEPRLREQDWGNWQDRDDVRLQKAYRDAYGHFFYRFAQGESGADVYDRVGGFLESLFRSFEAPDHPPNVLIVTHGLAMRLFCMRWFHWTVAEFESLSNPGNAEMRMLVLGENGKYTLDRPFERWRDPEPYGITG, from the coding sequence ATGGCACGACCACGGCGCATCGTCCTTGTCCGGCACGGCGAATCAACGGGCAATGTTGATGACTCCGTCTATGAACGCGAACCCGATCACGCCCTGGCCCTGACCGAGCGGGGCCGGCGGCAGGCGGAGGAGACGGGAAGGCGGCTGCGGGAACTGTTCGGCCGGGAACGCGTCAGCGTCTACGTCTCCCCGTACCGCCGGACGCACCAGACGCTGAGCGCCTTCGGCCTCGACCCGGATCTCATACGCGTGCGCGAGGAACCGCGGCTGCGCGAACAGGACTGGGGCAACTGGCAGGACCGCGACGACGTGCGTCTGCAGAAGGCCTACCGGGACGCCTACGGGCACTTCTTCTACCGCTTCGCCCAGGGTGAGTCCGGAGCCGACGTCTACGACCGGGTCGGCGGGTTCCTGGAGAGCCTGTTCCGCAGCTTCGAGGCCCCCGACCATCCGCCGAACGTCCTCATCGTCACCCACGGTCTGGCCATGCGGCTGTTCTGCATGCGGTGGTTCCACTGGACCGTGGCGGAGTTCGAGTCGCTGTCGAACCCGGGGAACGCCGAGATGCGGATGCTCGTCCTGGGGGAGAACGGCAAGTACACCCTCGACCGGCCCTTCGAGCGCTGGCGAGATCCGGAGCCGTACGGGATCACCGGATAG
- a CDS encoding MFS transporter translates to MTTSPLIQDRKPGAARREGHPGIALAVIAACQLMVVLDATIVNIALPHIQNALEFSTTDLTWVVSAYTLTFGGLLLLGGRAGDILGRRRVFMTGILLFTLASLLGGFAQEPWQLLAARVLQGVGGAIASPTSLALITTTFPEGPERNRAFGVFAAVSAGGGAIGLLAGGMLTEWLDWRWVLFVNVPIGVLIAVLAPLYINESERHTGRFDIAGAVTSTAGMASLVYGFIRAADEGWRDGVTIGSFAAAVVLLVAFALIESRAKEPITPLRMFADRNRSGTYVIMLSLAAAMFGMFFYIVLFVQNVLGYSPIEAGLAFLPVTVVIALGAGLSQRFLPVFGPKPFMLVGSALAATGLAWQALISSDSSYVGGVLGPMLIFGFGMGLNFVTLTLTAVSGVAPHEAGAASGLLNATQQVGGSVGLALLTTVFGTASREEAEKQVPAFLAEATPEQKAEFAQTQQLPAPWGHEVLAQGISTAFVPAAAMAVLALVVAGLVIRVRKSDLEALSGSVGPGIG, encoded by the coding sequence GTGACAACCTCTCCGTTGATCCAAGACCGGAAGCCCGGTGCGGCCCGCCGGGAAGGACATCCCGGCATCGCGCTCGCCGTCATCGCGGCCTGCCAACTCATGGTGGTACTCGACGCGACGATTGTGAACATCGCGCTGCCGCACATTCAAAACGCTCTCGAGTTCAGCACCACCGACCTCACCTGGGTGGTCAGCGCCTACACCCTGACCTTCGGCGGCCTGCTGCTCCTCGGCGGCCGGGCCGGTGACATACTCGGCCGCCGCCGCGTCTTCATGACCGGCATCCTGCTGTTCACCCTCGCCTCGCTGCTCGGCGGATTCGCCCAGGAACCATGGCAGTTGCTGGCGGCGCGCGTCCTGCAGGGTGTGGGCGGTGCGATCGCGTCGCCCACCTCGCTGGCGCTCATCACCACCACGTTCCCGGAGGGCCCCGAGCGCAACCGGGCCTTCGGTGTCTTCGCCGCGGTCTCCGCGGGCGGCGGCGCCATCGGTCTGCTCGCGGGCGGCATGCTCACCGAGTGGCTCGACTGGCGGTGGGTGCTCTTCGTCAACGTGCCGATCGGTGTACTGATCGCCGTGCTCGCACCGCTGTACATCAACGAGTCCGAGCGGCACACCGGTCGCTTCGACATCGCGGGCGCGGTGACCTCGACGGCCGGTATGGCGTCCCTCGTCTACGGCTTCATCCGCGCGGCGGACGAGGGCTGGCGGGACGGTGTGACCATCGGCTCGTTCGCGGCCGCCGTGGTGCTGCTGGTGGCCTTCGCGCTGATCGAGTCCCGGGCCAAGGAGCCGATCACCCCACTGCGGATGTTCGCCGACCGCAACCGCTCGGGCACGTATGTGATCATGCTCAGCCTGGCCGCGGCGATGTTCGGCATGTTCTTCTACATCGTTCTCTTCGTGCAGAACGTGCTCGGATACAGCCCGATCGAGGCCGGTCTCGCCTTCCTGCCGGTGACGGTCGTGATCGCGCTCGGAGCGGGTCTGTCGCAGCGGTTCCTGCCCGTCTTCGGGCCCAAGCCGTTCATGCTCGTCGGCTCGGCGCTCGCCGCGACCGGACTGGCCTGGCAGGCGCTGATCAGTTCCGACAGCTCCTACGTCGGCGGCGTCCTCGGCCCGATGCTGATCTTCGGCTTCGGCATGGGCCTGAACTTCGTGACGCTGACGCTGACCGCGGTCTCCGGCGTGGCCCCGCACGAGGCCGGCGCGGCGTCCGGGCTGCTCAACGCGACCCAGCAGGTGGGCGGGTCGGTGGGACTGGCCCTCCTGACGACGGTGTTCGGCACGGCCAGCAGGGAGGAGGCGGAGAAGCAGGTCCCGGCCTTCCTCGCCGAGGCGACGCCGGAGCAGAAGGCCGAGTTCGCGCAGACGCAGCAACTGCCCGCGCCCTGGGGGCACGAGGTGCTCGCGCAGGGCATCTCGACGGCCTTCGTCCCGGCCGCGGCGATGGCCGTGCTGGCCCTGGTCGTCGCGGGGCTGGTGATCCGGGTCCGCAAGAGCGACCTGGAGGCGCTCTCCGGCTCGGTCGGTCCGGGCATCGGCTGA